Proteins encoded by one window of Vibrio algicola:
- a CDS encoding LysM peptidoglycan-binding domain-containing protein, whose protein sequence is MKTVSKFAFAAIAVGVLAGCSSNDEMMAQQKQTTEQIQTLTNELQTQKEMSAKNAEAVSQLQANNEAMQQKAEQMMKVYTVKENDTLMSISRDHDMSLEDLMALNSDIDKSKKLLIGTTVNIK, encoded by the coding sequence ATGAAAACAGTTTCTAAATTTGCTTTTGCTGCGATTGCTGTGGGTGTGTTGGCCGGCTGTTCATCAAATGATGAAATGATGGCACAACAAAAACAAACGACTGAACAAATCCAAACTCTAACCAATGAATTACAAACTCAAAAAGAAATGTCAGCTAAGAATGCAGAAGCCGTTTCTCAGTTGCAAGCAAACAATGAAGCGATGCAACAAAAAGCAGAGCAAATGATGAAGGTTTATACCGTCAAAGAAAACGACACGCTTATGTCTATCTCTCGAGATCATGACATGTCACTAGAAGATCTAATGGCATTAAACTCTGACATTGATAAATCGAAAAAGCTCTTAATTGGTACAACCGTTAATATTAAATAA
- a CDS encoding ABC-F family ATPase, giving the protein MISTANITMQFGAEPLFENISAKFGNGNKYGLIGANGCGKSTFMKILSGALAPSSGNVSITPGLKLGVLSQDQFAFEQQNVIDVVIMGDRKLWEIKQERERIYSLPEMSEADGMKVAELESEFAEMDGYTAESRAGDILIQAGIEEEFHFGLMQQVAPGWKLRVLLAQALFANPDILLLDEPTNNLDINTINWLAEELNQRKCTMIIISHDRHFLNSVCTHMADIDYGELRIYPGNYEYFLEASGLIREQLLSNNAKKAAEISELQDFVNRFGANASKAKQASSRAKKMDKIKLDEVKSSSRISPSIDFGEGKKLHRLALELKDLSHGFEDEILFENGNLLLEAGTRLAVIGENGVGKSTLLRCLVKELEQNHGVVKWSENASIGYCPQDSTADFDNDLTIFDWISQWRTAKHDDLMVRGLLGRLLFTADDANKKAKNCSGGEKNRLLFGKLMLQDINVLVMDEPTNHMDMEAIEALNDALKVYQGTLIFVSHDREFVSSLATSIIDVKDKKLVNFQGTYNEYLSHLRRAALDAA; this is encoded by the coding sequence TTGATTTCTACCGCTAACATCACCATGCAATTTGGCGCTGAGCCTTTATTTGAAAATATTTCTGCCAAATTTGGTAACGGCAATAAGTACGGTCTTATTGGTGCCAATGGTTGTGGTAAATCGACCTTTATGAAGATCCTCAGTGGCGCTTTGGCTCCAAGTTCTGGTAACGTTTCTATCACACCGGGATTAAAACTCGGCGTACTAAGCCAAGATCAGTTTGCTTTTGAACAACAAAATGTTATCGATGTTGTGATCATGGGCGACCGTAAGCTTTGGGAAATCAAACAAGAACGCGAACGCATTTATTCATTACCAGAAATGAGTGAAGCCGACGGCATGAAAGTGGCCGAGCTTGAAAGTGAATTTGCAGAAATGGACGGTTACACAGCCGAAAGCCGCGCCGGTGATATTTTAATCCAAGCCGGTATCGAAGAAGAATTCCATTTTGGTTTAATGCAACAAGTTGCCCCAGGTTGGAAATTGCGTGTGTTATTAGCACAAGCTCTATTTGCAAATCCTGATATTTTGCTACTTGATGAACCAACCAACAACCTTGATATTAATACCATCAACTGGTTGGCTGAAGAGTTAAACCAACGTAAATGCACCATGATCATCATCTCGCATGACCGTCACTTCTTAAATTCTGTTTGTACTCACATGGCCGATATCGATTACGGTGAGCTTCGTATCTACCCGGGTAACTACGAATACTTCCTTGAAGCATCAGGTTTGATCCGTGAGCAACTATTGTCAAACAATGCTAAAAAAGCCGCTGAAATTAGTGAACTGCAAGACTTCGTCAATCGCTTTGGTGCTAACGCCTCTAAAGCAAAACAAGCCAGTTCTCGCGCGAAAAAAATGGATAAAATCAAACTTGATGAAGTGAAATCATCTAGCCGTATTAGTCCATCGATTGATTTTGGTGAAGGCAAGAAACTGCACCGCTTGGCGCTTGAGTTAAAAGATTTAAGCCATGGATTTGAAGACGAGATATTATTCGAAAATGGCAATTTATTACTTGAAGCCGGTACGCGTTTAGCCGTGATTGGCGAGAATGGTGTGGGTAAATCAACCTTACTTCGTTGTCTGGTAAAAGAATTAGAGCAAAATCATGGCGTAGTAAAATGGTCTGAAAATGCGTCTATCGGCTATTGCCCGCAAGATAGCACCGCAGATTTTGATAACGATTTAACTATCTTTGATTGGATCTCACAATGGCGCACCGCGAAGCATGATGACTTAATGGTTCGTGGACTTTTAGGCCGCTTATTATTTACCGCTGATGATGCCAATAAAAAAGCCAAAAACTGTTCAGGTGGTGAAAAGAACCGTCTGTTATTCGGTAAATTAATGCTACAAGACATCAATGTTTTGGTTATGGATGAACCTACCAACCACATGGATATGGAAGCGATTGAAGCATTAAATGATGCCTTAAAGGTGTATCAAGGTACGTTAATCTTTGTTAGCCATGACCGTGAATTTGTCTCGTCTCTTGCCACCTCAATTATAGATGTTAAAGACAAAAAATTGGTTAACTTCCAAGGCACTTATAATGAATATCTTTCGCACCTAAGAAGAGCCGCTTTAGACGCTGCATAA
- a CDS encoding SpoVR family protein: protein MDNMTQSKPTDPQPGNTRKTLSAGPDWTFELLEQYHTEIKRVAAHYRLDTYENQIEVITAEQMMDAYSSIGMPINYHHWSFGKKFIQTEQNYKHGHMGLAYEIVINSDPCIAYLMEENTITMQALVMAHACYGHNSFFKGNYLFQSWTDASSIIDYLLFARTYITECEEKYGVEEVEQILDSCHALMNYGVDRYKRPEKISIVEEKARQEDREQYLQSQVNELWRTVPHPHSEQDTQAPRFPSEPQENILYFIEKHAPLLESWQREIVRIVRKVSQYFYPQKQTQVMNEGWATFWHYTILNHLYDEGLVEDKFILEFLHSHTNVVAQPNYNSPYYNGINPYALGFAMFQDIKRICENPTQEDKEWFPELAGSDWLEALHFAMHNFKDESFISQYLSPKLIREFKLFSVLDDDRRNYIQVSAIHDELGYQAIREKLASQYNLSNLEPNIQVWNVNVRGDRSLTLQHIPQDRVPLHTNYPEVMKHLHRLWGFDVILEEVKETGNREILASCPERNDKMAHRT from the coding sequence ATGGATAATATGACTCAATCAAAACCAACCGATCCACAGCCTGGCAACACCCGAAAAACCTTATCGGCTGGCCCAGACTGGACGTTTGAATTATTAGAGCAATATCATACCGAGATCAAACGAGTGGCGGCGCATTATCGATTAGATACTTACGAAAATCAGATCGAGGTGATCACCGCCGAACAAATGATGGATGCTTATTCCAGTATCGGCATGCCAATTAATTACCACCATTGGTCATTTGGTAAAAAATTCATTCAAACTGAGCAAAACTACAAGCATGGCCACATGGGGCTCGCTTATGAAATCGTGATCAACTCAGATCCTTGCATCGCCTATTTAATGGAAGAAAACACCATTACTATGCAGGCACTGGTGATGGCGCATGCCTGTTATGGCCACAACTCATTTTTCAAAGGCAATTATTTATTCCAATCTTGGACCGATGCCAGTTCCATTATCGATTACTTACTGTTTGCTCGTACCTATATTACAGAATGTGAAGAGAAATACGGCGTAGAAGAAGTTGAGCAAATTCTCGATTCTTGTCATGCATTAATGAACTATGGCGTCGATAGGTACAAACGCCCAGAGAAGATCTCAATCGTAGAAGAAAAAGCGCGCCAAGAAGACCGCGAACAATATCTGCAATCGCAAGTGAATGAATTATGGCGCACCGTTCCGCACCCACATTCAGAACAAGACACCCAAGCGCCTCGTTTTCCTAGTGAACCCCAAGAAAACATCTTATATTTCATTGAAAAACATGCGCCATTACTTGAATCCTGGCAACGTGAAATTGTGCGTATCGTGCGCAAAGTGAGCCAGTATTTTTACCCACAAAAACAAACTCAAGTTATGAACGAGGGATGGGCTACTTTTTGGCATTACACCATTTTAAATCACTTATACGATGAAGGCTTGGTAGAGGATAAGTTCATTCTCGAATTTCTCCACAGTCATACTAATGTGGTGGCACAACCTAACTACAACAGCCCATATTATAATGGCATCAACCCTTATGCTTTGGGCTTTGCCATGTTCCAAGATATTAAGAGAATATGTGAAAATCCAACGCAAGAAGATAAAGAATGGTTTCCAGAACTGGCCGGCAGTGACTGGTTAGAGGCTTTGCATTTCGCCATGCATAACTTCAAAGACGAAAGTTTTATTAGCCAATACTTATCGCCAAAATTGATCCGAGAATTTAAACTGTTTTCCGTTCTCGATGACGATAGACGCAACTACATTCAAGTCAGTGCCATCCATGATGAGTTGGGATATCAGGCTATCCGAGAAAAACTCGCCTCTCAGTACAATTTAAGTAATCTAGAACCCAATATTCAAGTTTGGAATGTTAATGTGCGTGGCGATCGCTCACTCACCCTACAACACATCCCGCAAGATAGGGTGCCATTACATACTAACTACCCAGAAGTGATGAAACATCTGCACCGCCTATGGGGCTTTGATGTCATCTTAGAAGAAGTAAAAGAAACAGGAAATCGAGAGATCTTAGCCAGTTGCCCAGAACGTAATGATAAAATGGCTCATCGAACCTAA
- a CDS encoding YeaH/YhbH family protein, whose product MTQFIDRRLNGKNKSTVNRQRFIRRNKEQIKKSVSEAVKQRSITNTQTGEDIAIPSKDLNEPVFHQGKGGVKERVHPGNDQFTTGDRIDRPPAGGGGSGSGKGDASQDGEGQDDFTFQISKDEYLDILFEDLALPNLQKNQINKITEWESHRAGYQTSGVPGNLAIVRSLQQSLARRTAMSASKRRKIAELESILDDISMSEPARPLEEKQIKLEIEELRQKIARVPFIDTFDLRFKNYERRPIPSSQAVMFCLMDVSGSMDQATKDIAKRFYVLLYLFLTRTYQNVEVIFIRHHTQAKEVDEHEFFYSQETGGTIVSSALKMMSDIIKDRFPTNEWNIYAAQASDGDNWADDSPRCKEQLEKQILPYCQYYSYIEITQRSHQTLWCEYEKIAEHADNFAMKNIRSVEDIFQIFRELFQKQTS is encoded by the coding sequence ATGACACAGTTCATTGATAGACGGCTTAATGGGAAGAATAAAAGCACCGTCAACCGTCAGCGGTTTATTCGCCGTAATAAAGAGCAAATCAAAAAATCCGTGTCTGAAGCGGTAAAACAACGTTCCATCACCAATACTCAAACTGGTGAGGATATTGCTATCCCATCAAAAGATCTTAATGAGCCTGTTTTTCATCAAGGTAAAGGCGGCGTTAAAGAGCGCGTGCATCCCGGTAATGACCAATTTACTACCGGAGATAGAATCGATCGTCCACCAGCAGGTGGCGGTGGTTCAGGCTCAGGTAAAGGGGATGCCAGCCAAGATGGAGAAGGTCAAGATGATTTTACTTTCCAAATATCCAAAGACGAATACCTCGATATTTTATTTGAAGATCTGGCGCTGCCTAACTTACAAAAAAACCAAATCAACAAAATTACCGAATGGGAAAGCCATCGCGCGGGTTATCAAACCTCTGGTGTTCCGGGCAATTTAGCCATTGTTCGTTCGCTGCAACAATCATTAGCACGTCGTACTGCAATGAGCGCATCTAAACGTCGCAAAATTGCCGAGTTAGAATCCATTCTCGATGATATTTCAATGTCGGAACCTGCTCGACCATTAGAAGAAAAACAAATCAAACTCGAAATAGAAGAACTGCGCCAAAAAATTGCCCGTGTTCCTTTTATTGATACTTTTGATTTACGTTTTAAAAACTATGAACGCCGCCCTATTCCTTCCAGTCAAGCGGTGATGTTTTGCTTAATGGATGTCTCCGGTTCTATGGATCAAGCCACCAAAGACATTGCCAAACGCTTTTATGTTCTGCTGTATTTATTTTTAACTCGCACTTATCAAAATGTCGAGGTTATTTTTATCCGCCACCACACTCAAGCCAAAGAGGTAGACGAACATGAATTTTTCTACTCGCAAGAAACCGGTGGTACCATTGTTTCTAGCGCCTTAAAAATGATGTCCGATATTATTAAAGACCGCTTTCCTACTAACGAATGGAATATTTACGCCGCGCAAGCCTCTGATGGGGATAACTGGGCGGACGACTCGCCCCGCTGTAAAGAGCAATTAGAGAAACAGATTCTGCCCTATTGCCAGTATTACTCTTATATCGAAATCACCCAGCGCTCGCATCAAACCTTGTGGTGCGAGTATGAAAAAATCGCGGAACATGCTGATAATTTTGCCATGAAAAACATACGTTCGGTGGAAGATATTTTCCAAATATTCCGCGAACTGTTTCAAAAACAAACCAGTTGA
- a CDS encoding PrkA family serine protein kinase: MSIFDHYQSRYEASKDEEMSLQDFLSLCRQDKSAYANAAERLLLAIGEPEIIDTAKEPKLSRLFSNRVIARYETFEHFYGMEEAIEQIVSYLKHAAQGLEERKQILYLLGPVGGGKSSLAEKLKSLMQQIPIYVLSANGVRSPVNDHPFCLFDVEEDGEVLKNDYGIEKRCLHSIMSPWAAKRLNEFGGDITKFKVVKVRPSIINQIGIAKTEPGDENNQDISSLVGKVDIRQLEHFSQDDPDAYSYSGALCKANQGVMEFVEMFKAPIKVLHPLLTATQEGNYNGTEGLSALPFDGMILAHSNESEWQTFRNNKNNEAFLDRVYIVKVPYCLRTSEEIKIYQKLLTHSELSTAPCSPSTLELLAQFTILSRLKEPENSSLFSKMRVYDGETLKDTDPKAKSYQEYRDYAGVDEGMSGLSTRFAFKILSRVFNFDQSEVAANPVHLFYVIEKQVEREQFPQEVADKYLEFLKGYLVPKYVEFIGKEIQTAYLESYSEYGQNIFDRYVTYADFWIQDQEYRDPETGQLFDRSALNDELEKIEKTAGISNPKDFRNEIVNFVLRARANNSGQNPAWTSYEKLRTVIEKKMFSNTEELLPVISFNAKTSQDDQKKHDNFVARMMEKGYTKKQVRLLAEWYLRVRKSS; the protein is encoded by the coding sequence ATGAGTATTTTTGATCACTACCAATCACGTTATGAAGCATCTAAAGATGAAGAGATGTCTTTACAGGACTTTTTATCGCTCTGTCGACAAGATAAAAGTGCTTACGCCAATGCCGCCGAGCGGTTATTATTAGCCATCGGCGAGCCTGAAATTATCGACACCGCAAAAGAACCTAAACTCAGTCGGCTATTCTCAAACCGCGTGATCGCTCGCTATGAAACCTTTGAACACTTCTACGGCATGGAAGAAGCGATCGAACAAATCGTCTCCTATCTAAAACATGCGGCGCAGGGCTTAGAAGAGCGGAAACAAATCCTCTATCTACTTGGCCCTGTTGGGGGAGGTAAATCCTCATTAGCCGAAAAACTAAAAAGCTTGATGCAACAAATCCCTATTTATGTGTTATCTGCTAACGGCGTGCGCAGCCCGGTTAATGACCACCCTTTTTGCCTGTTTGATGTCGAAGAAGACGGTGAGGTATTAAAAAATGACTACGGCATTGAAAAGCGTTGTTTGCATTCCATCATGTCACCGTGGGCGGCAAAACGGTTAAATGAATTTGGCGGTGATATTACCAAGTTTAAAGTGGTTAAAGTGCGCCCTTCCATTATTAATCAAATCGGGATAGCCAAAACTGAACCAGGTGATGAAAATAACCAAGATATTTCATCACTTGTCGGTAAAGTCGATATTCGTCAACTTGAACATTTTTCACAAGATGATCCTGATGCTTACAGTTATTCCGGTGCATTATGTAAAGCTAACCAAGGGGTGATGGAGTTTGTCGAAATGTTCAAAGCACCAATCAAGGTGTTACACCCATTATTAACCGCAACCCAAGAAGGCAACTACAACGGAACTGAAGGGTTATCTGCGCTGCCTTTTGATGGCATGATTTTAGCCCACTCCAACGAATCCGAGTGGCAAACCTTCCGCAATAACAAAAATAATGAAGCATTTTTAGACCGGGTTTATATTGTTAAAGTCCCTTATTGTTTACGCACATCAGAAGAAATAAAAATCTACCAAAAACTGCTGACTCACAGTGAATTATCCACAGCACCTTGTTCGCCGAGCACCTTAGAGCTGTTGGCTCAATTCACCATTTTATCGCGCTTAAAAGAACCTGAAAACTCATCCTTATTCTCTAAAATGCGGGTATATGATGGTGAAACATTAAAAGACACCGATCCGAAAGCCAAAAGCTATCAGGAGTACCGCGATTATGCGGGCGTGGATGAAGGGATGTCTGGGCTTTCAACCCGCTTTGCGTTTAAAATTTTATCGCGTGTTTTTAACTTTGATCAAAGTGAAGTGGCCGCCAACCCAGTTCATCTGTTTTATGTCATCGAAAAACAAGTTGAGAGAGAGCAGTTCCCGCAAGAAGTGGCTGATAAGTATTTAGAATTCTTAAAAGGCTATTTAGTGCCAAAATATGTTGAATTCATCGGCAAAGAAATTCAAACCGCTTATCTCGAATCCTATTCAGAATATGGGCAAAACATCTTTGATCGCTATGTTACCTATGCCGATTTTTGGATCCAAGACCAAGAGTATCGCGATCCTGAAACTGGCCAACTGTTTGACCGCTCAGCGTTAAATGATGAACTGGAAAAAATAGAGAAAACCGCCGGCATTAGTAATCCGAAAGATTTTAGGAATGAAATCGTCAATTTCGTCTTACGTGCCCGTGCTAATAACAGTGGTCAGAATCCAGCATGGACCAGTTATGAGAAATTACGCACTGTGATTGAGAAAAAGATGTTCTCCAATACAGAAGAATTACTGCCTGTGATTTCATTTAACGCCAAAACATCGCAAGACGATCAGAAAAAGCACGACAATTTCGTCGCCCGTATGATGGAAAAAGGCTACACCAAAAAGCAAGTGCGTTTATTGGCAGAATGGTATTTACGCGTGCGTAAGTCTTCATAA
- a CDS encoding YfbU family protein, which yields MEMTNAQRLILSNQYSIMEQLEPANAEKYKRLQTIVERGYELQMRELIKHFGCIEESQCREIIDIMEMYHALQESNNMLADTDKAQVDQRRLQFLGFDIATEHQAVNYVRFLVDSEGLYPQFDKADHYFNAQMPMTEKYRRMVITWRNCPRQYHLSATELTQIFNA from the coding sequence ATGGAAATGACAAACGCACAACGCCTGATCCTGTCAAATCAATACAGCATTATGGAACAACTAGAACCAGCTAACGCCGAAAAATACAAGCGTTTACAAACCATTGTCGAGCGTGGTTACGAACTTCAAATGCGCGAACTTATCAAACACTTTGGCTGCATTGAAGAAAGCCAATGTCGTGAAATTATCGATATCATGGAAATGTATCACGCATTGCAAGAGTCAAATAATATGCTAGCTGATACTGACAAAGCACAAGTTGATCAACGTCGTCTACAGTTCTTAGGTTTTGACATTGCAACTGAGCATCAAGCAGTAAATTATGTTCGTTTCTTAGTTGATTCTGAAGGTCTGTACCCTCAATTTGATAAAGCAGATCATTACTTTAATGCTCAAATGCCAATGACTGAAAAATACCGCAGAATGGTGATCACATGGCGCAACTGCCCTCGTCAATACCACCTTTCAGCAACGGAATTAACGCAAATTTTTAATGCTTAA
- the pflA gene encoding pyruvate formate lyase 1-activating protein: MPATGRIHSYESCGTVDGPGIRFIVFTQGCMMRCMYCHNRDTWDTHGGKEVTVEEIITEAKSYRHFMKASGGGITCSGGEAMLQPEFVRDLFKSAHEEGIHTCLDTNGYIRKHTDVIDEVLAVSDLVMLDIKHMKDEIHHDFIGVSNRRTLDFARYLHKIGQKTWVRYVIVPGYTDDVESAEMLGEFIKDMDNIEKIELLPYHQLGAHKWEALGFDYPLDGVNPPPKETMELMAETLSKYHDNVIY, from the coding sequence ATGCCAGCAACTGGTCGAATTCACTCTTATGAGTCTTGTGGTACGGTCGATGGACCGGGTATCCGCTTCATTGTTTTCACACAAGGCTGCATGATGCGCTGTATGTATTGCCATAATCGTGATACTTGGGATACGCATGGCGGTAAAGAAGTAACCGTAGAAGAAATCATCACGGAAGCGAAATCTTATCGCCATTTTATGAAAGCCTCTGGTGGCGGTATTACTTGCTCAGGTGGTGAAGCTATGTTGCAACCTGAATTTGTCCGCGATTTATTTAAATCGGCACATGAAGAAGGCATTCACACTTGCCTAGATACCAATGGTTATATTCGCAAACATACCGATGTGATTGATGAAGTATTAGCTGTTTCAGATCTTGTGATGCTCGATATAAAGCACATGAAAGATGAGATTCATCATGACTTTATCGGTGTTTCTAACCGTCGCACATTAGACTTTGCTCGTTACTTACACAAAATTGGTCAAAAAACTTGGGTTCGTTATGTGATTGTTCCTGGTTATACCGATGATGTAGAGTCAGCCGAGATGCTCGGTGAGTTCATTAAAGATATGGACAACATCGAAAAAATAGAACTGCTTCCTTATCACCAATTAGGTGCGCATAAATGGGAGGCATTAGGCTTTGATTATCCATTGGATGGCGTGAATCCGCCGCCAAAAGAAACCATGGAGCTCATGGCCGAAACTTTGAGTAAATATCATGATAATGTGATTTACTAG